One window of the Caminibacter pacificus genome contains the following:
- the trpD gene encoding anthranilate phosphoribosyltransferase gives MTFNEAKEKFQKLFKNEMSKEEAKKFLVELYEKGESAAEIAAAAEVMREHSIKLPVSEELREKLIDIVGTGGDKSNSFNISSTTALLVSSIGSYVAKHGNRSITSKSGSADMLEALGINLNLTPEKQVKMLEEVRFTFIFAINHHPAMKHIMPIRKSLIHRTIFNILGPLTNPAGAKKYLLGVFSPEFIEPVANALTLMDVKSAMVVSSLDGMDEISIAAPTKALYYDGVRLRDMEIRPDAYGMIGKKEDLIGGDAKENAKITRGILSGEIKGAKRDAVLLNAAAALFVDGKVGNIEDGIEMAKEEIESGRAIKHLEKIIEVSNRLA, from the coding sequence ATGACTTTTAACGAAGCCAAAGAGAAATTTCAAAAGCTTTTTAAAAACGAAATGAGTAAAGAAGAGGCGAAGAAATTTTTGGTAGAGCTATATGAAAAAGGTGAAAGTGCCGCAGAGATTGCCGCTGCTGCGGAGGTGATGAGAGAGCATTCTATAAAACTTCCCGTCAGTGAAGAATTAAGAGAAAAATTAATCGATATCGTAGGTACGGGCGGAGATAAAAGTAATAGTTTCAATATCTCTTCCACAACCGCGCTTTTGGTGTCTTCGATAGGAAGTTATGTCGCAAAACACGGAAACAGAAGCATAACGAGTAAAAGCGGAAGCGCCGATATGCTTGAGGCTCTTGGAATAAACCTAAACTTAACTCCTGAAAAACAAGTAAAAATGCTTGAAGAAGTGAGATTTACATTTATTTTCGCTATCAATCATCACCCGGCTATGAAACATATTATGCCTATTAGAAAATCATTAATTCATAGGACTATTTTTAATATCTTGGGTCCTTTGACAAATCCGGCAGGAGCTAAAAAATATCTTCTTGGAGTCTTTTCTCCCGAATTTATAGAACCTGTGGCAAATGCATTGACTTTAATGGACGTAAAAAGTGCAATGGTAGTAAGTTCGCTTGACGGAATGGATGAGATAAGCATAGCCGCACCTACAAAGGCTCTTTATTATGACGGAGTTAGACTAAGAGATATGGAAATTCGCCCTGATGCTTACGGAATGATAGGCAAAAAAGAGGATTTGATAGGTGGAGACGCTAAAGAAAACGCTAAAATTACAAGAGGAATTTTAAGCGGAGAAATAAAAGGCGCAAAAAGAGACGCCGTACTTTTAAACGCTGCGGCTGCTTTGTTTGTTGACGGAAAAGTAGGAAATATTGAGGACGGAATAGAGATGGCAAAAGAAGAAATCGAAAGCGGCAGAGCTATAAAACATCTTGAGAAAATTATCGAAGTTTCGAACAGGCTGGCTTAA
- a CDS encoding alpha/beta fold hydrolase produces MALRSVEVEGKKFDISYDILNPSEKKDIVFLHGWGSNKEVMKVFKDCFGGFRHIYIDMPGFGKSSNDYVLTTKDYAKIIDNFLNDLGVKKEIIIAHSFGGKVATLLNPELLVLLGSAGIVMPKPLNVRLKIKIFKAMKKLGLGKFREKFVSSDVKGMSENMYETFKNVVDEDFSEEFKNFTKKALIFGGEEDTAVPPAAVKKQSELLNSKLIMLSGDHYFFLNPKNRKVIEKEVLRSIE; encoded by the coding sequence ATGGCATTAAGAAGTGTGGAGGTTGAGGGTAAAAAGTTTGATATAAGCTATGATATTTTAAACCCTTCGGAAAAAAAAGATATCGTTTTTTTGCACGGGTGGGGCAGTAATAAGGAAGTTATGAAAGTTTTTAAAGATTGTTTTGGAGGTTTTAGGCATATCTATATCGATATGCCCGGATTTGGTAAATCATCGAACGATTATGTATTAACTACAAAAGATTATGCAAAAATAATCGATAATTTTTTGAATGATTTGGGAGTAAAAAAAGAGATAATAATAGCTCACAGCTTCGGCGGTAAAGTCGCCACTCTTTTAAACCCAGAGCTTCTTGTGCTGCTTGGGAGTGCCGGAATCGTGATGCCTAAACCTTTAAATGTAAGACTTAAAATTAAAATTTTCAAAGCTATGAAAAAATTGGGACTTGGGAAGTTTAGAGAAAAATTCGTCAGTTCGGATGTTAAAGGTATGAGCGAAAATATGTACGAGACTTTTAAAAACGTGGTTGATGAGGATTTTAGCGAAGAGTTTAAAAACTTTACTAAAAAAGCCCTCATTTTCGGTGGAGAAGAAGATACGGCCGTACCACCGGCGGCTGTAAAAAAGCAAAGCGAACTACTTAATAGTAAACTTATTATGTTAAGTGGAGACCATTATTTCTTTTTGAATCCGAAAAACAGAAAAGTTATAGAAAAAGAAGTTTTGAGAAGTATAGAGTAA
- a CDS encoding DedA family protein, with amino-acid sequence MSEIVNFLVDTIGAWGYIGIFLLMFLESSFFPFPSEVVMIPAGYLASKGEMNLYLAIFVAVLGSVAGAWFNYLIASHMGRAFLIKFMSEEKIKKLENFFENHGHISTFSGRLIPGVRQYISFPAGLAKMHPLKFTIYTALGVGIWVTILALLGYFIGENQQIIHKYLREITIITLVVLAIIIFFYIKLKVKK; translated from the coding sequence TTGAGTGAAATTGTAAATTTTTTAGTCGATACGATCGGTGCGTGGGGATATATCGGAATTTTTCTTTTGATGTTTTTGGAGAGTAGTTTTTTTCCGTTTCCGAGCGAAGTTGTAATGATACCGGCAGGTTATTTGGCAAGCAAAGGAGAGATGAATTTATATTTGGCTATATTCGTGGCGGTTTTAGGTTCTGTTGCAGGTGCGTGGTTTAATTATCTCATAGCTTCACATATGGGTAGGGCGTTTTTGATTAAGTTTATGAGTGAAGAGAAGATAAAAAAACTTGAAAACTTTTTCGAAAACCACGGACATATTTCAACATTTAGCGGTAGGTTGATTCCGGGAGTTAGACAATATATCTCTTTTCCGGCGGGTCTTGCGAAAATGCATCCTCTAAAATTCACAATCTACACCGCTCTTGGTGTCGGAATTTGGGTTACGATTTTGGCGCTTCTTGGATATTTTATCGGAGAAAATCAGCAAATAATACATAAATACCTTAGAGAAATTACTATAATTACACTTGTTGTTTTAGCGATTATTATTTTCTTTTATATCAAATTAAAGGTTAAAAAATGA
- a CDS encoding undecaprenyl-diphosphate phosphatase, with translation MTLIDSLILGIVEGITEFLPISSTAHMIVVSTLLGLKQTIQNVAFEVIIQLGATLAIVLIYLNKINFKEIDLWKKVILAFFPLAIVGFLLRHQIKELFTITTVAWMFIIGGIVFFVVEYFYKEEKAKVTKVEDVNYRQALIVGFFQVFALIPGTSRSGSTIVGGMLSGLSRKTAADFSFLLAIPTMFAASGYELLKNIHSFKDQNGLVLAVGFVVSFISAYVAVKLFLKFVEKYTLIPFGVYRILFGAALLWMIHIGMISG, from the coding sequence ATGACACTGATTGACAGCTTGATTTTGGGAATAGTAGAGGGGATAACGGAGTTTTTACCTATATCTTCAACAGCTCATATGATTGTAGTATCGACGCTTTTGGGACTTAAACAAACAATCCAAAACGTTGCTTTTGAGGTGATTATTCAGCTTGGTGCCACTCTTGCTATCGTTTTGATTTATTTGAATAAAATCAATTTTAAAGAGATAGATTTATGGAAAAAGGTGATTTTAGCGTTTTTCCCTTTGGCGATTGTAGGATTTCTTCTAAGACATCAAATAAAAGAGCTTTTTACTATTACGACCGTTGCTTGGATGTTTATAATAGGCGGAATTGTCTTTTTTGTTGTTGAATATTTTTATAAAGAAGAAAAAGCAAAAGTTACGAAAGTAGAAGACGTAAACTACAGACAAGCTTTGATTGTCGGGTTTTTTCAGGTGTTTGCATTGATTCCGGGAACGAGTAGAAGCGGTTCTACCATTGTCGGCGGAATGCTTAGCGGGCTTAGCAGGAAAACGGCTGCCGATTTTAGCTTTTTGTTGGCTATTCCTACGATGTTTGCGGCAAGCGGATATGAGCTTTTAAAAAACATTCACTCTTTCAAAGACCAAAACGGCCTTGTTTTGGCGGTGGGGTTTGTTGTGAGTTTCATTTCGGCGTATGTTGCCGTTAAGTTGTTTTTGAAATTTGTGGAGAAATATACGCTAATTCCTTTTGGGGTTTATAGAATACTTTTCGGTGCTGCTTTACTTTGGATGATTCACATCGGAATGATAAGTGGATAA
- a CDS encoding MFS transporter: protein MDKNVVVLGIVSFFTDLASSMVNTILPLFIVYILNEGVDKLGYVLAIATFLSYALRVVFGYFSDKYGIVKPFVVTGYLISAISKPLLYFSHTWKSVAFLRGTERIGKAIRSATKDTLLSAYSHSHSGKTFGFHKMLDVAGEMTGALIVFLILMFIGKSEEIFRLIFAFTIIPGIISVFLVIFFVKDVKKEKISKNIDFKKDKEVIKFLFFYFGFLIFAFNDSFFVIKAKESGFTFEMIPLLIIVYNLTQTLLSYFLGVKIEKEGYKKILLISFVFGILSVIAMKMSYIVLGFVFLGIFTVGSLNAIRSYISDNAFNKSTVYGFFYTGVAISASLASLIIGKLWQNYGENFAYVYSITGMIFVLLFYLKDGYVRAYH from the coding sequence GTGGATAAAAACGTTGTCGTTTTAGGTATTGTAAGTTTTTTTACTGATCTTGCAAGTAGTATGGTAAATACCATACTACCGCTTTTTATAGTTTATATTTTAAATGAAGGTGTCGATAAGTTAGGCTATGTACTTGCTATTGCCACATTTTTATCGTATGCTTTAAGAGTCGTTTTCGGTTACTTTTCCGATAAATACGGAATTGTAAAACCTTTCGTAGTTACGGGATATCTGATTTCCGCTATTTCAAAACCTCTTTTATATTTTTCTCACACATGGAAAAGTGTCGCTTTTTTAAGAGGTACAGAGAGAATCGGCAAGGCTATTCGCTCTGCTACCAAAGATACTTTGTTAAGTGCTTATTCTCATTCTCATAGCGGAAAAACTTTCGGTTTTCATAAGATGCTTGACGTTGCAGGTGAAATGACGGGAGCTTTAATAGTTTTTTTGATTTTGATGTTTATCGGTAAAAGTGAAGAAATTTTTAGATTGATTTTTGCTTTTACAATAATTCCCGGAATTATTTCCGTTTTTTTAGTTATTTTTTTCGTCAAAGACGTAAAAAAAGAAAAAATTTCTAAAAATATAGATTTTAAAAAAGATAAAGAGGTAATAAAATTTTTGTTTTTTTATTTCGGATTTTTGATTTTTGCGTTTAACGACTCTTTTTTCGTTATAAAAGCAAAAGAGAGCGGTTTTACATTTGAAATGATACCTTTGTTAATTATTGTTTATAATCTAACTCAAACGCTTTTAAGTTATTTTTTGGGTGTTAAAATAGAAAAAGAGGGATATAAAAAGATTCTTTTGATAAGTTTTGTTTTCGGGATACTTAGCGTAATTGCTATGAAAATGTCATATATTGTTTTAGGATTCGTATTTTTGGGTATTTTTACCGTCGGGTCATTAAACGCGATAAGGAGTTATATTTCTGACAATGCATTTAACAAATCGACAGTTTACGGTTTTTTTTATACCGGTGTTGCCATAAGTGCTTCATTAGCGTCTCTGATTATAGGAAAATTGTGGCAAAATTACGGAGAAAATTTCGCATATGTTTATTCAATCACAGGTATGATTTTTGTTTTATTATTTTATTTAAAGGACGGATATGTTAGAGCCTATCATTAA
- a CDS encoding phosphoribosylaminoimidazolecarboxamide formyltransferase, translated as MLEPIINHQKELKEIFKKMQFLRDNFDFGNPDAFYEELYDLVKEMRSELDFHFNLQQYGVTNEKAKKFVLENMLVKEMLFRMLDYIKAKSVEKSPDAFLKFDDFEEILKAYLKKERGLFIQQLQSVLSEEEIKETEENIKKLI; from the coding sequence ATGTTAGAGCCTATCATTAACCACCAAAAAGAGTTAAAAGAGATTTTTAAAAAAATGCAATTTTTAAGAGATAATTTCGACTTCGGAAATCCCGATGCGTTTTATGAAGAGCTGTATGATTTGGTAAAAGAGATGAGAAGCGAGCTTGATTTTCATTTCAATCTCCAACAATACGGCGTAACAAACGAAAAAGCGAAAAAATTCGTACTTGAAAATATGCTTGTAAAAGAGATGCTTTTTAGAATGCTTGATTATATTAAAGCAAAAAGTGTCGAAAAATCTCCCGATGCATTTTTGAAATTCGACGATTTTGAAGAGATACTAAAAGCGTACCTTAAAAAAGAAAGAGGTCTTTTTATCCAGCAGTTACAAAGTGTTTTGAGTGAAGAAGAGATAAAAGAGACCGAAGAAAATATTAAAAAACTTATTTAG
- the lolA gene encoding LolA-like outer membrane lipoprotein chaperone produces the protein MKKIILFLSAVFLFALTPPKEFSAKFVQTVKSQDQTITYKGDVYKKGEEIVWKYTYPTEKTIWIKNKIYIYEPDLMQLTIANKKNATLNEILKKAKKIKDDLYETKVDNKTIYFIYDKTLKKLYYTDDLGNKVEIKFFDQKNSAPSDVFKLNYLADVDVVHEN, from the coding sequence ATGAAAAAGATAATTTTATTTTTAAGCGCAGTTTTTTTATTCGCCCTGACACCGCCTAAAGAATTCAGTGCGAAATTCGTCCAAACCGTAAAATCACAAGACCAAACTATAACTTATAAAGGCGACGTATATAAAAAAGGCGAGGAAATAGTCTGGAAATATACATATCCTACCGAAAAAACAATCTGGATAAAAAACAAAATCTACATCTACGAACCCGATTTGATGCAACTAACAATTGCAAACAAAAAAAACGCTACTTTAAACGAAATTTTAAAAAAAGCAAAAAAAATAAAAGACGACCTTTACGAAACGAAAGTAGATAATAAAACAATATATTTCATATATGACAAAACTCTTAAAAAGCTTTATTATACTGACGATTTGGGAAATAAGGTCGAAATAAAGTTTTTCGACCAAAAAAACAGTGCTCCAAGTGACGTTTTCAAACTAAATTATCTTGCAGATGTGGATGTCGTACACGAAAACTAA
- the secA gene encoding preprotein translocase subunit SecA — translation MVKSVFRKIFGTKNDRELKRYFKRVQEINALEPKYEKLSDEELKNEFNKIKNQVLEEIKNGADEQETLNKYLNDVFAMVREAGKRVLNMRHFDVQLVGGMVLHEGKIAEMKTGEGKTLVATLPVVLNAILGKGVHVVTVNDYLAQRDANEMGKLYDFFGFTTGVVVSGMEDYERKKAYECDVTYGTNSEFGFDYLRDNMAYEWEQKVQRGHYYAIVDEVDSILIDEARTPLIISGPANKRTEDYIRADKVAKQLEKDKHFTIDEKDKVVLLTEEGIKKAEELFGVDNLYTPENAVLAHHLDQALKANYLFKEGRDYIVRKGEVLIVDEFTGRIAEGRRFSEGLHQALEAKEGVEIQEESQTFAETTYQNYFRLYEKLAGMTGTAQTEATEFLEIYGLEVISIPTNKPVARKDLNDLVYKTEEEKFEAVVKKVKELHKKGQPVLIGTTSVQKSEYLSHLLKKEGIPHTVLNAKHHEKEAEIIAQAGRKGAVTVATNMAGRGVDIKIDDEVRELGGLYIIGTERHESRRIDNQLRGRSGRQGDPGVSQFYLSLEDDLLRIFGSDRIKNIMERLGIERGEHIDSKLVSRAIENAQKKVETMHFEARKHILKYDDVANEQRKVIYKFRDQILNPEFNISVKIDEIREEFVDYILSHAEIFEHSLPEEIDIEKLKATLKEYTGIDFNDEELKGKDYSQLREFLIKRLKEEYEKKFEDASPEDKQKIERQVLLQVLDESWRDHLYMMDILKTGIGLRGYNQKDPLVEYKKESFDLFQELIQRIKVESMKVLHNLQIEYQMPEIDPDINEFLKSLEGKDIDEILANIPEIPGEEQFENKDMDEIMKELEAQTNALKAEFEAKQRKKVKRNEPCPCGSGKKYKDCCGKSPKF, via the coding sequence ATGGTTAAGAGCGTGTTTAGAAAGATTTTCGGGACAAAAAACGATAGAGAATTGAAACGATATTTTAAAAGAGTGCAAGAGATTAATGCCTTGGAGCCTAAATACGAAAAATTAAGCGACGAAGAATTAAAAAACGAATTTAATAAAATCAAAAACCAAGTTTTAGAAGAGATTAAAAACGGGGCGGACGAGCAAGAAACTCTCAATAAATACTTAAACGATGTTTTTGCAATGGTAAGGGAAGCTGGTAAGAGAGTTCTTAATATGAGACATTTCGACGTTCAGCTTGTGGGTGGTATGGTGCTTCACGAAGGTAAAATCGCCGAAATGAAAACGGGTGAGGGTAAGACGCTCGTTGCGACTTTGCCGGTTGTTTTAAATGCTATTTTGGGTAAAGGCGTACACGTAGTAACCGTAAACGATTACTTAGCACAAAGAGACGCCAACGAAATGGGGAAATTATATGACTTTTTCGGCTTTACAACAGGCGTAGTAGTAAGCGGTATGGAAGATTACGAAAGAAAAAAAGCGTATGAATGCGACGTAACATACGGAACGAACAGTGAATTCGGATTTGATTATTTAAGAGACAATATGGCTTATGAGTGGGAGCAAAAAGTCCAAAGAGGGCACTATTATGCGATTGTGGACGAGGTGGATTCGATTTTGATTGACGAAGCGAGAACTCCTCTAATTATTTCAGGTCCCGCAAACAAAAGAACGGAAGATTATATAAGAGCGGATAAAGTTGCAAAACAGCTCGAAAAAGACAAACATTTTACAATAGACGAAAAAGACAAAGTCGTTTTATTAACTGAAGAAGGGATTAAAAAAGCCGAAGAGCTTTTTGGCGTAGACAACCTATATACACCTGAAAACGCGGTGCTTGCTCATCATTTAGACCAGGCTTTAAAAGCGAACTATCTTTTTAAAGAAGGAAGAGATTATATCGTTAGAAAAGGTGAAGTGTTAATCGTAGACGAATTTACCGGAAGAATTGCCGAGGGTAGAAGATTTAGCGAGGGGCTACACCAAGCTCTTGAAGCGAAAGAGGGTGTCGAAATTCAAGAAGAGTCTCAAACTTTTGCCGAAACTACATACCAAAACTATTTTAGACTTTATGAAAAACTTGCCGGTATGACGGGTACGGCTCAGACTGAAGCTACTGAGTTTTTGGAAATTTACGGACTTGAAGTAATCTCTATTCCTACAAACAAACCTGTTGCCAGAAAAGACCTAAACGACCTTGTGTATAAAACCGAAGAAGAGAAATTCGAAGCTGTAGTTAAAAAAGTAAAAGAGCTTCATAAAAAAGGACAGCCGGTACTTATAGGTACTACAAGCGTACAAAAGAGTGAATATTTAAGCCATCTTCTTAAAAAAGAGGGAATTCCTCATACGGTACTTAACGCCAAACATCACGAAAAAGAGGCTGAAATTATCGCACAAGCCGGAAGAAAAGGCGCTGTGACGGTGGCTACGAATATGGCAGGTAGGGGTGTAGATATTAAGATTGATGATGAAGTAAGAGAACTTGGCGGATTGTATATCATAGGTACGGAAAGACACGAAAGTAGAAGAATCGACAACCAGCTAAGAGGACGTTCGGGACGTCAAGGAGATCCGGGAGTTTCTCAATTTTATTTGTCTTTAGAAGATGATTTGCTTAGAATTTTCGGTAGTGACAGAATCAAAAACATTATGGAAAGACTCGGAATCGAAAGAGGAGAGCATATCGACTCTAAACTCGTAAGCCGCGCTATCGAAAACGCACAGAAAAAAGTCGAAACTATGCATTTTGAAGCAAGAAAACATATCTTAAAATATGACGACGTTGCAAACGAACAAAGAAAAGTGATTTACAAATTCAGAGACCAAATCCTAAACCCTGAATTTAATATTTCCGTAAAAATTGATGAAATAAGAGAAGAATTTGTGGATTATATTCTCTCTCATGCCGAAATTTTCGAACACTCTTTGCCTGAAGAGATTGATATAGAAAAATTAAAAGCGACTTTAAAAGAGTATACGGGTATCGATTTTAACGATGAAGAATTAAAAGGCAAAGATTACTCACAACTTAGAGAGTTTTTGATTAAGAGATTAAAAGAAGAGTATGAGAAAAAATTCGAAGATGCTTCACCTGAGGATAAACAAAAAATCGAAAGACAAGTGCTTTTACAAGTGCTTGACGAGAGCTGGAGAGACCACTTATATATGATGGATATCTTAAAAACGGGTATCGGTCTTAGAGGTTATAATCAAAAAGACCCTCTTGTAGAATATAAAAAAGAGTCGTTCGATTTATTCCAAGAGCTTATTCAAAGAATTAAAGTCGAAAGTATGAAAGTGCTTCATAATCTACAAATCGAATATCAAATGCCGGAAATTGACCCGGATATTAACGAATTTTTAAAATCTTTAGAAGGTAAAGATATCGACGAGATACTGGCAAATATTCCTGAAATTCCGGGTGAAGAGCAATTTGAAAACAAAGATATGGATGAGATTATGAAAGAGCTTGAAGCTCAAACGAACGCTTTAAAAGCCGAATTCGAAGCTAAACAGAGAAAAAAAGTAAAAAGAAACGAGCCTTGTCCTTGCGGAAGCGGCAAAAAATATAAAGATTGCTGCGGTAAAAGCCCAAAATTTTAA
- a CDS encoding ABC transporter permease — MNKKFVKFIIKRYLRFDRKHPFIYISFILAFLGIMTGVATLMIAMGIMNGMDREFEKKLKVMNYPITVYTSLAKVNDSTLKLLKKHFPNFKYSPYIESNAIIKKNGLNGVMLYGVDFKKEAEINYIFKDAIKGIKKVGIFDVVVGKRLFDSTGMYKGEKIIMIFSKMTPMGFGISPLIKKVKVIGYFNSGLVAYDKGIAYMNIEGLKRILHQNYYSGIHIWTPNPFKDIEKIKKILPPGIGVVGWWQQNGNFFAALKMEKRALFLVLMLIIIVAALNIISSLLMMIMSKRKEIALMMSLGASKKEIKAIFLRLGMIIGIAGIISGAVLGGLGIWVLRTFDIIKLPADVYGVSRLPIDLSLVDFGLIIIGAFVIILLSSVYPAKKAADTDVLETLRYE, encoded by the coding sequence TTGAATAAAAAGTTTGTTAAGTTTATAATCAAAAGATATCTGAGGTTCGATAGAAAACATCCGTTTATCTATATCAGCTTTATTCTCGCCTTTTTAGGCATTATGACAGGTGTTGCGACTCTTATGATCGCTATGGGAATTATGAACGGAATGGATAGGGAGTTTGAAAAAAAATTAAAAGTTATGAACTATCCTATAACCGTTTATACTTCTCTTGCAAAAGTAAACGACTCTACTTTAAAACTCTTAAAAAAACATTTTCCTAATTTCAAATATTCTCCTTATATCGAATCGAATGCGATTATCAAAAAAAACGGACTCAACGGCGTTATGCTTTACGGGGTGGATTTCAAAAAAGAAGCCGAGATTAATTATATTTTCAAAGATGCGATAAAAGGAATTAAAAAAGTAGGGATTTTTGACGTAGTGGTGGGGAAAAGGCTTTTTGATAGTACCGGTATGTATAAAGGCGAAAAAATAATAATGATTTTTTCAAAAATGACTCCTATGGGATTCGGAATTTCGCCTTTAATAAAAAAAGTTAAAGTTATCGGTTATTTTAACAGCGGGCTTGTTGCGTATGATAAGGGAATTGCGTATATGAATATCGAAGGTCTAAAAAGAATTCTTCACCAAAACTACTATAGCGGTATTCATATCTGGACGCCTAATCCTTTTAAAGATATCGAAAAAATCAAAAAAATCCTTCCTCCAGGAATCGGAGTTGTCGGATGGTGGCAGCAAAACGGAAACTTCTTTGCCGCTTTAAAAATGGAAAAAAGGGCTCTGTTTTTAGTATTGATGTTGATTATTATCGTAGCCGCTTTAAATATCATAAGCTCGCTTTTGATGATGATTATGAGTAAGAGAAAAGAGATTGCTTTAATGATGAGTCTTGGTGCGAGTAAAAAAGAGATAAAAGCTATCTTTTTAAGACTCGGGATGATTATCGGAATTGCCGGAATTATAAGCGGTGCGGTTTTAGGCGGGCTTGGAATATGGGTTTTGAGGACGTTTGATATTATTAAATTGCCGGCGGATGTTTACGGGGTTAGCAGGCTTCCTATAGATTTGAGTTTGGTTGATTTCGGGCTTATTATAATAGGTGCCTTTGTGATAATTCTTCTCTCAAGCGTTTATCCTGCAAAAAAAGCTGCGGATACGGACGTGCTTGAGACTTTAAGATATGAATAA
- the dapA gene encoding 4-hydroxy-tetrahydrodipicolinate synthase, with the protein MQGAMTALITPFKNGKVDEETYAKLIQRQIDNGIDWVVPVGTTGESATLTHDEHKRCIEIAVEVCKGTDTKVLAGAGSNSTHEAIDLAKFAEEKGADAILSVSPYYNKPTQRGLYEHYKALANSIEIPVVLYNVPGRTCSNIEVDTAIRLFNEVENIVAIKEATGKIENVVALCSKSGISVISGDDAINYPIIASGGKGVISVTSNLLPKKIADLVHSALKGEFIESKKINEELYELNKILFVESNPIPIKYAMYEAGLLPSLEYRLPLVEPSEENKEKIKKVLKKYL; encoded by the coding sequence ATGCAAGGTGCAATGACCGCCCTTATTACTCCGTTTAAAAACGGAAAAGTTGATGAGGAAACGTATGCGAAACTTATTCAAAGACAAATCGACAACGGAATCGATTGGGTCGTACCTGTAGGAACGACGGGAGAGAGTGCCACACTAACTCACGACGAACATAAAAGATGTATCGAAATTGCTGTGGAAGTTTGCAAAGGAACCGATACGAAAGTTTTAGCCGGAGCCGGGAGTAATTCTACTCACGAAGCGATAGATTTGGCGAAATTCGCAGAAGAAAAAGGTGCCGATGCGATTCTTAGCGTATCACCTTATTATAATAAACCTACTCAAAGAGGACTTTACGAACACTACAAAGCTCTTGCGAACTCAATAGAAATTCCTGTTGTTTTATATAACGTACCGGGAAGAACATGTAGCAATATCGAAGTCGATACTGCTATAAGATTATTCAACGAAGTGGAAAATATCGTAGCTATTAAAGAAGCGACCGGAAAAATAGAAAACGTAGTCGCGCTTTGCTCTAAAAGCGGAATAAGCGTTATCAGCGGCGATGATGCCATCAACTATCCTATAATCGCAAGCGGCGGAAAAGGTGTTATTTCTGTTACTTCGAATTTACTTCCTAAAAAAATAGCGGATTTGGTTCATAGTGCGTTAAAAGGGGAATTTATAGAGTCTAAAAAAATAAACGAAGAGCTTTACGAGTTGAATAAAATTCTGTTTGTAGAAAGCAATCCTATTCCTATCAAATACGCAATGTACGAAGCAGGTTTGCTACCGAGTCTTGAATACAGACTTCCGCTTGTGGAACCGAGCGAAGAAAATAAAGAAAAAATCAAAAAAGTATTGAAAAAATATCTATAA
- a CDS encoding enoyl-ACP reductase, translating into MKGKVLVISGATRGIGKAIAEKFASEGVNIAFTYNSNKETAENLAKEWQDKYSIKAKAYQLNILEPETYKDLFKQIDEDFDRVDFFISNAIISGRAVVGGFGPFMRLKPKGLCNIFTATVSAFVVGAQEAAKRMEKVGGGSIISLSSTGNLVFTPNYTGHGASKAAVETVVKYAACELGGKGIRVNAVSGGPIDTDALKAFPNYEEVKAEVEKRSPLNRMGLPEDLAGICYFLCTDEASWITAQTFIVDGGTTFGCKG; encoded by the coding sequence TTGAAAGGTAAAGTATTAGTAATAAGCGGGGCGACAAGAGGTATCGGAAAAGCGATAGCTGAAAAATTTGCGAGTGAGGGCGTAAATATAGCATTTACATACAATTCGAACAAAGAAACGGCTGAAAATTTGGCAAAAGAGTGGCAAGATAAATATTCAATCAAAGCAAAAGCGTATCAATTGAATATTTTAGAGCCGGAAACTTATAAGGATTTGTTTAAACAAATCGATGAAGATTTCGATAGAGTGGACTTTTTCATATCAAACGCAATTATCAGCGGTCGTGCGGTTGTCGGGGGATTCGGTCCTTTTATGAGACTGAAACCTAAAGGCCTTTGTAATATCTTTACGGCGACAGTTAGTGCATTTGTTGTTGGAGCTCAAGAAGCGGCAAAAAGAATGGAAAAAGTAGGTGGAGGTAGTATAATTTCTCTAAGCTCTACCGGAAACTTGGTATTCACTCCGAATTATACGGGGCATGGAGCAAGCAAAGCTGCGGTTGAGACTGTAGTAAAATACGCGGCTTGCGAACTTGGTGGCAAAGGTATCAGAGTCAATGCCGTAAGCGGAGGTCCTATCGATACCGATGCATTAAAAGCGTTTCCTAACTATGAAGAAGTTAAAGCGGAAGTTGAAAAAAGAAGTCCTCTAAATAGAATGGGACTACCGGAAGATTTGGCGGGAATTTGTTATTTTCTATGTACTGATGAAGCGAGTTGGATTACCGCTCAGACGTTTATTGTTGATGGTGGAACGACTTTCGGATGTAAAGGATAA